From Neochlamydia sp. AcF84, a single genomic window includes:
- a CDS encoding F-box-like domain-containing protein, protein MGCFFFNFNPFNGIDLRPWRLITEAPPSIKTIPEELIVHIFSFLSPKELVNAQQVCKHWKRIGDEETLWKRHHQQHFKDKPLHISFCLKTPRSFRNSYLFYSRMKSRRRQTKLDIAALRASPAYNPIFSERLLWMNQNQSFNHQKSLRL, encoded by the coding sequence ATGGGATGCTTTTTTTTTAACTTTAATCCTTTTAATGGTATAGATCTGCGCCCTTGGCGCCTCATTACTGAGGCCCCTCCCTCAATAAAAACCATACCAGAAGAATTGATTGTGCATATTTTTTCTTTTCTCTCCCCCAAAGAGCTTGTGAATGCTCAGCAAGTATGTAAACACTGGAAAAGAATAGGAGATGAAGAGACCTTGTGGAAAAGACATCATCAACAGCATTTCAAAGACAAACCCTTACATATTAGCTTTTGTCTAAAAACACCTCGGTCTTTTAGGAATAGTTATCTTTTTTATAGCCGGATGAAATCAAGAAGACGGCAAACTAAGCTAGATATTGCCGCTTTGCGCGCCTCTCCCGCATATAATCCAATTTTTTCCGAGAGGCTGTTATGGATGAATCAAAATCAAAGCTTTAATCATCAAAAGAGCTTAAGGTTGTGA